The Papaver somniferum cultivar HN1 chromosome 3, ASM357369v1, whole genome shotgun sequence genome includes a region encoding these proteins:
- the LOC113355134 gene encoding uncharacterized protein LOC113355134 isoform X1, translated as MKHMSRTLLTPYLAEEKRNIMWQEGYFELLSKYSELVNFIEEKSKDHLQNMKDKHKPESDLCNKSLQMLEAIFDKKRNLASTDKQKEAAGSSVFKEQPDLHRGEQSGLYSADIKEKEEEKKEEENDGGLVPKKVGNVSDFEYDFEEAANIGSKMVMDVQDHPDFPSKEDALTHGEENKECETNVIKIVYESNEKIQEDGSQKTSNEKQVNHIPTWARKR; from the exons ATGAAACAT ATGTCGCGGACATTGTTAACACCTTACCTAgctgaagaaaaaagaaacataatGTGGCAGGAGGGTTATTTTGAATTACTCAGTAAGTATTCAGAACTAGTTAATTTCattgaagaaaaatcaaaagatCATCTGCAAAACATGAAGGACAAACATAAGCCAGAGTCAGACTTGTGTAATAAGTCCTTACAAATGTTGGAAGCAATTTTTGACAAGAAAAGAAATCTAGCAAGTACTGATAAGCAGAAAGAAGCTGCTGGTAGTTCAGTATTTAAAGAACAACCTGATCTTCACAGAGGAGAACAAAGTGGTCTTTACAGCGCTGATataaaggagaaagaagaagagaagaaagaagaagagaatgatggtGGTTTAGTACCAAAAAAAGTTGGTAATGTTTCTGATTTTGAATATGACTTCGAGGAGGCTGCAAATATTGGAAGTAAAATGGTAATGGATGTACAAGACCATCCCGATTTCCCATCCAAAGAAGATGCATTAACTCAtggagaagaaaataaagaatgCGAAACTAATGTGATAAAAATTGTTTATGAATCCAATGAGAAAATCCAGGAAGATGGATCTCAGAAGACATCCAATGAGAAGCAGGTTAACCACATACCTACATGGGCTAGAAAACGGTAA